In one Chitinophaga sancti genomic region, the following are encoded:
- a CDS encoding NADP-dependent oxidoreductase codes for MSNLMRAALLREFGPASNLTIEKIPVPLPATGQLLIKVRAAGINPVDYKTRTGKGLPARELELPAILGWDIAGEVVSLGEGVSRFNRNERVFGMSNFPHAGNAYAEYAIVREDEFALIPAAVSDEVAAATPLAALTAWEALFDQGELGAGQKILIHAAAGGVGHIAVQLAKWKGAYVVGTASQQNHALLHELGVDQALDYRTQDFTTAVNDIDVVLDGIGGDNTLRSIDVLKPGGVVICLPSMYKDDPAILAKAAAKNVRVKWMVVSPSGERMGQVAALLASGDLKIKVDQTFPLEDVAKAHEAVETGHVSGKVVLVI; via the coding sequence ATGAGCAATCTCATGCGCGCAGCCCTTCTGCGGGAATTTGGACCCGCCAGTAACCTGACTATCGAAAAAATACCGGTACCTCTGCCGGCTACAGGTCAATTACTCATAAAAGTACGTGCTGCAGGTATTAACCCTGTTGATTATAAAACCCGTACAGGAAAAGGTCTCCCTGCCAGGGAACTGGAACTCCCTGCTATCCTGGGATGGGATATAGCCGGCGAAGTAGTAAGTCTTGGAGAAGGCGTAAGCCGTTTTAACAGGAATGAACGAGTGTTTGGCATGAGCAATTTTCCACATGCCGGGAATGCGTATGCAGAATATGCAATTGTACGGGAGGATGAATTTGCCCTGATACCAGCTGCGGTGAGCGATGAGGTAGCTGCTGCTACACCCCTGGCAGCATTAACTGCCTGGGAGGCCTTGTTTGACCAGGGAGAACTGGGTGCAGGTCAGAAAATACTGATCCATGCAGCTGCGGGTGGCGTAGGTCATATTGCGGTGCAACTGGCTAAGTGGAAAGGGGCTTATGTAGTGGGCACTGCTTCGCAGCAGAACCACGCTTTGCTGCATGAACTGGGGGTGGACCAGGCACTGGACTATCGTACACAGGATTTTACTACTGCTGTAAATGATATAGATGTGGTCCTGGATGGAATAGGTGGTGACAACACCCTTCGTTCTATCGATGTGTTGAAACCCGGCGGGGTGGTAATATGTCTGCCTTCTATGTATAAAGATGATCCGGCAATCCTGGCAAAAGCCGCTGCTAAGAATGTGCGGGTGAAATGGATGGTGGTAAGTCCATCAGGAGAAAGAATGGGGCAGGTGGCCGCGCTGCTGGCATCAGGTGATCTGAAAATAAAGGTGGATCAGACATTCCCGCTGGAAGATGTGGCGAAAGCACATGAGGCGGTAGAAACGGGTCACGTAAGTGGCAAGGTAGTGCTGGTGATCTAA
- a CDS encoding sodium/sugar symporter, with protein sequence MQKSLQFLDYVVFLVYFAIVAGYGIYIYQKKKRKTTDSKDFFLAEGSLTWWAIGASLIASNISAEQFIGMAGSGFNIGLAISTYEWMAAATLIIVAVFFLPIYLKNKIYTMPQFLLRRYNQTVSTIMAVFWLLLYVVVNLTSILYLGALAINTISGIDFNVCMILLAVFAVFITLGGMKVIGYTDVIQVFFLILGGLATTYLALNLVSEHFGTSGVLNGFHLMTEHAGDHFHMILDKKDPHYLDLPGLSILVGGMWIVNLNYWGCNQYITQRALGADLKTARSGLLFAGFLKLLMPLIVVIPGIAAYVLHSRGLFQAEMVKGGELNPDNAYPVLMNLLPIGMKGLAFAALTAAVVASLAGKANSISTIFTLDIYKEHFARKADEKHIVRTGKIAVVVAMILAIIISPFLGIDKKGGFQFIQEYTGFVSPGIFAMFLLGFFWKRTTSGAALFAMIGGFTLSLILKFLPGWADLSGLNSIGFSVPAANGIYEIPFLDRMGIVFVVCVIGMILISMVAPAKLKVAGAEMVDESKGLEVDASMFKTSMPFAITAILICGILVALYTIFW encoded by the coding sequence ATGCAAAAGAGTTTACAATTCCTCGATTATGTCGTCTTTTTGGTGTATTTCGCGATCGTCGCGGGTTACGGTATTTACATCTACCAGAAAAAGAAACGAAAAACTACAGACTCCAAAGACTTTTTCCTGGCAGAAGGTTCCCTTACATGGTGGGCCATTGGTGCATCTCTGATAGCATCCAACATTTCCGCGGAGCAGTTTATTGGCATGGCCGGTTCCGGTTTTAATATAGGTCTGGCAATTTCCACTTATGAATGGATGGCTGCTGCGACCCTCATTATCGTCGCCGTATTTTTCCTTCCTATTTATCTGAAGAACAAGATTTATACGATGCCGCAGTTCCTGCTGCGCAGGTATAATCAAACGGTGAGTACCATTATGGCGGTATTCTGGTTGCTGCTCTATGTAGTGGTGAACCTGACTTCCATCCTTTACCTGGGGGCTTTGGCTATCAACACCATTTCAGGGATTGATTTTAATGTTTGTATGATATTGCTGGCCGTATTTGCGGTGTTTATCACCCTGGGTGGTATGAAGGTGATAGGATATACAGACGTTATCCAGGTATTCTTCCTGATCCTGGGAGGCCTGGCTACTACTTACCTGGCCCTGAACCTGGTATCAGAGCATTTTGGTACAAGTGGTGTATTGAATGGTTTCCATTTGATGACAGAACATGCCGGTGATCATTTCCATATGATCCTGGACAAAAAGGATCCTCATTACCTGGATCTGCCTGGATTGTCTATCCTGGTGGGAGGTATGTGGATTGTAAACTTAAATTATTGGGGTTGTAACCAATATATTACACAGCGTGCGCTGGGTGCTGATCTGAAAACAGCGCGTTCCGGCTTGTTGTTCGCGGGTTTCCTTAAACTCCTGATGCCGCTGATCGTGGTGATTCCTGGTATTGCTGCCTATGTATTACATAGCCGCGGTTTGTTCCAGGCAGAAATGGTGAAGGGTGGTGAACTTAATCCTGACAATGCTTACCCGGTGTTAATGAACCTGTTGCCAATTGGTATGAAGGGGCTGGCTTTTGCTGCGCTGACTGCTGCAGTAGTTGCTTCCCTGGCTGGAAAGGCAAACAGTATTTCAACAATTTTTACACTGGACATCTATAAAGAACACTTTGCTAGAAAAGCAGATGAAAAGCACATAGTACGCACAGGTAAAATCGCGGTAGTCGTTGCGATGATCCTGGCTATTATCATCTCTCCGTTCCTGGGTATTGATAAGAAAGGTGGCTTCCAGTTTATACAGGAGTACACTGGTTTCGTATCTCCAGGTATTTTTGCGATGTTCCTGCTTGGATTCTTCTGGAAACGTACAACTTCAGGTGCAGCGCTGTTTGCGATGATTGGAGGTTTTACGTTATCTCTCATCCTGAAGTTCCTGCCGGGTTGGGCGGATCTTTCCGGTTTGAACAGCATTGGATTCTCCGTACCTGCAGCTAACGGTATCTATGAAATTCCGTTCCTGGATCGTATGGGTATTGTATTCGTGGTATGTGTGATTGGTATGATCCTGATTTCAATGGTAGCTCCTGCCAAATTGAAAGTGGCTGGTGCAGAGATGGTCGATGAGTCTAAGGGCCTGGAAGTGGATGCTTCTATGTTCAAAACCTC
- a CDS encoding NAD(P)/FAD-dependent oxidoreductase gives MLSYWEKQALLQYDYIIAGSGIVGLSTAISLREAQPDARVLVLEKGVLPTGASTKNAGFACIGSLTELLADLKVMSAEEVLALVALRWKGLQALRHRLGDQHIDYRENGSYELIGEQELYALSEIDGMNELMRGLLGGKAFSLAKNEFGFNDRYVKALIRNNFEGELHTGKMMRRLIDLALYYGVEIKTGCEIGHFIENDNSIRVSVGEYAFEARQLGICTNAFTKKLIPDLDLQPGRGQVLITDPIPELPFKGIYHMDEGYYYFRELEGRVLFGGGRNMDFKGEATTNFELNPNIHKELENRLRHIILPGFSFNIADRWTGIMAFGQNRQPVIRRHSARIALGVRMGGMGVAIGTAIGAQLADILLKNDHD, from the coding sequence ATGCTTAGCTACTGGGAAAAACAGGCTCTTCTTCAATACGATTACATCATAGCCGGCAGTGGTATCGTGGGTTTATCCACAGCTATCAGTTTGCGCGAGGCGCAACCGGATGCCCGTGTACTGGTGTTGGAGAAGGGCGTGTTGCCTACGGGGGCGAGTACGAAGAATGCAGGTTTTGCCTGTATAGGAAGTTTGACGGAATTGCTGGCGGATCTAAAAGTGATGTCGGCAGAAGAGGTGCTGGCGTTGGTGGCTTTACGTTGGAAAGGGTTGCAGGCCTTGCGGCATAGGTTGGGAGATCAGCATATTGATTACAGGGAGAATGGGAGTTATGAGCTGATAGGGGAGCAGGAGTTGTATGCCTTGTCAGAAATCGATGGTATGAATGAGTTGATGAGGGGATTGCTGGGAGGGAAAGCGTTCTCACTTGCGAAAAACGAGTTTGGTTTTAATGACAGGTATGTAAAAGCACTGATCAGGAATAATTTTGAGGGGGAATTGCATACCGGGAAGATGATGAGGCGATTAATAGATCTTGCATTGTATTATGGAGTGGAAATTAAGACCGGGTGTGAGATCGGCCATTTTATAGAGAATGATAACTCAATCCGCGTAAGTGTAGGTGAGTATGCATTTGAAGCCCGGCAACTGGGCATCTGTACCAATGCATTTACAAAAAAACTGATTCCTGACCTTGATTTACAACCTGGCAGAGGCCAGGTACTGATAACCGACCCTATACCTGAGCTGCCATTTAAAGGTATCTACCATATGGATGAAGGTTACTATTATTTCCGTGAACTGGAGGGGCGTGTACTCTTTGGTGGAGGGCGTAATATGGACTTTAAGGGAGAGGCCACCACAAATTTCGAATTGAATCCAAATATTCACAAGGAACTTGAAAACCGGCTACGTCATATTATTTTGCCGGGTTTTTCGTTTAATATTGCTGACCGCTGGACGGGCATCATGGCTTTTGGCCAGAACCGGCAGCCGGTTATCCGCCGTCATTCAGCCCGAATCGCGCTGGGCGTAAGAATGGGCGGCATGGGTGTCGCCATTGGAACGGCTATTGGGGCACAACTGGCCGATATTCTATTAAAGAATGATCACGATTAA